The proteins below are encoded in one region of Streptomyces ficellus:
- a CDS encoding GlsB/YeaQ/YmgE family stress response membrane protein, with amino-acid sequence MDILSWIILGLVAGVIAKVLLPGRDPGGLIGTTLIGVAGAFVGGWLSARFLDRPISNQFYDGPTWFAAIGGSLVLLIAYRILFGHSRSR; translated from the coding sequence ATGGACATCCTCAGCTGGATCATCCTCGGGCTGGTGGCCGGCGTCATCGCCAAGGTGCTGCTGCCCGGCCGTGACCCCGGCGGGCTGATCGGCACCACGCTCATCGGCGTCGCGGGCGCCTTCGTCGGCGGCTGGCTGTCGGCCCGCTTCCTCGACCGGCCGATCAGCAACCAGTTCTACGACGGTCCCACCTGGTTCGCGGCGATAGGCGGCTCGCTGGTGCTGCTCATCGCGTACCGCATCCTGTTCGGCCACTCCCGCTCCCGCTGA
- a CDS encoding APC family permease, translated as MTQELRRSLGLFDAVVIGLGSMVGAGIFVVLGPAAEAAGNGLLPALALAGAVAYCNAMASARLAARYPASGGTYVYGRERLGPFWGYLAGWGFVVGKTASCAAMALAVGTYAWPDQAHAVAAAVVVALTAVNYRGVQKSALLTRVLVAGVLAVLAAVVVSSLRSGAVDPARLGPSGGMTAGGVLQAAGLLFFAFAGYARIATLGEEVRDPARTIPRAVPLALGVALVVYAAVAVSVLSVLGARELGASAAPLVDAARAAGADWLVPVVRVGAVAAASGSLLALLLGVSRTTLAMARDGHLPGALAAVHPRFRVPHHAELAVGLVVAVVAATADVRGAIGFSSFGVLVYYAVANASAWTLGSGRVLAVAGLAGCLALAFALPVSSVLAGTAVLAAGAVMYAVRRS; from the coding sequence ATGACACAGGAGCTGCGGCGTTCGCTGGGCCTCTTCGACGCGGTCGTCATCGGGCTGGGGTCGATGGTGGGCGCGGGGATCTTCGTCGTGCTCGGGCCCGCTGCGGAGGCGGCCGGGAACGGGCTGCTGCCGGCCCTGGCCCTGGCGGGGGCCGTCGCGTACTGCAACGCCATGGCGTCGGCACGGCTGGCCGCCCGGTATCCGGCTTCGGGCGGAACATATGTGTACGGTCGCGAACGGCTGGGGCCTTTCTGGGGGTATCTGGCGGGCTGGGGCTTCGTCGTCGGCAAGACCGCCTCGTGTGCGGCGATGGCGCTGGCGGTCGGGACGTACGCATGGCCGGATCAGGCGCACGCGGTGGCGGCCGCGGTCGTCGTGGCGCTGACGGCCGTGAACTACCGGGGCGTCCAGAAGTCGGCGCTGCTCACGCGCGTCCTGGTGGCGGGCGTGCTGGCGGTCCTGGCCGCGGTGGTCGTGTCCTCCCTCCGGTCGGGCGCGGTGGATCCCGCGCGGCTGGGCCCGTCCGGGGGCATGACGGCGGGCGGGGTGCTCCAGGCGGCCGGGCTGCTGTTCTTCGCGTTCGCCGGGTACGCGCGGATCGCCACTCTCGGCGAGGAGGTGCGGGACCCGGCGCGGACCATCCCGCGGGCGGTTCCGCTGGCGCTGGGTGTCGCGCTGGTCGTGTACGCGGCCGTGGCGGTCTCCGTCCTGTCGGTGCTGGGCGCACGGGAGTTGGGCGCGTCGGCGGCTCCCCTGGTGGACGCCGCACGCGCCGCGGGGGCGGACTGGCTGGTGCCGGTGGTGCGGGTGGGCGCGGTGGCGGCCGCTTCGGGTTCCCTGCTGGCGCTGCTCCTCGGGGTGTCCCGTACGACGCTGGCGATGGCGCGCGACGGCCACCTGCCGGGTGCGCTCGCCGCCGTCCACCCGCGCTTCCGGGTGCCGCACCACGCGGAGCTGGCGGTGGGGCTGGTCGTCGCGGTGGTGGCGGCGACGGCGGATGTGCGCGGGGCGATCGGCTTCTCGTCGTTCGGGGTGCTGGTCTACTACGCGGTCGCCAACGCCTCCGCCTGGACCCTCGGTTCGGGGCGGGTCCTGGCGGTGGCGGGGCTGGCGGGCTGCCTGGCGCTCGCGTTCGCCCTGCCGGTGTCGTCCGTGCTGGCGGGCACGGCGGTCCTGGCGGCGGGCGCGGTGATGTACGCGGTGCGGCGGAGCTGA
- a CDS encoding YccF domain-containing protein, which produces MKAILNVIWLLLGGFWLFLGYMVAGLLLCITILGIPFGLAAFRVGLYALWPFGQTVVERRDAGAASCVGNVLWLVLAGWWLALGHVVTGIALCVTIIGIPLGIANFKLIPVSLLPLGKEIVPTDRPFATR; this is translated from the coding sequence ATGAAAGCAATCCTCAACGTCATATGGCTGCTGCTGGGCGGCTTCTGGCTGTTCCTCGGCTACATGGTCGCGGGTCTGCTGCTCTGCATCACCATCCTGGGCATCCCCTTCGGCCTGGCCGCCTTCCGCGTCGGCCTCTACGCGCTGTGGCCCTTCGGCCAGACCGTCGTCGAGCGCCGGGACGCCGGAGCCGCGTCGTGCGTCGGCAACGTGCTGTGGCTGGTGCTGGCCGGCTGGTGGCTGGCGCTCGGGCACGTCGTCACCGGCATCGCCCTGTGCGTCACCATCATCGGCATCCCGCTGGGCATCGCGAACTTCAAGCTCATCCCGGTCTCCCTGCTGCCCCTGGGCAAGGAGATCGTCCCGACCGACCGGCCCTTCGCGACCCGTTGA